A stretch of the Kroppenstedtia eburnea genome encodes the following:
- a CDS encoding DEAD/DEAH box helicase, whose translation MNAKMLIEQLKNRVDIRDKVTRWETIPAQPAQYADFPEGLHPDLQKVLRQRGLERLYTHQAAAVKACLEGKHVVTVTPTASGKTLCYNLPVLHRILEEPEARALYIFPTKALAHDQMKELNTMVEALDRGIKGYTYDGDTPPAARQMIRRAGHLVVTNPDMLHQAVLPHHTKWVKLFENLRYIVIDELHAYRGVFGSHFANVLRRLKRICRHYGSDPQFILSSATIANPLEFAEKLVGAPVCLVDNNGAPSDEKHFVFFNPPVVNPALGIRRSSVLEARTLAEELIRNDVQTIVFARSRVRVEVLLTYLQKTLPDQVRGYRGGYLPTQRRKIEEGLRKGQIRGVVSTNALELGIDIGELEACVICGYPGTIASTWQQAGRAGRRQGASVTFLVASSNPLDQYVIEHPEYFLQRTPEHALIQPDNLVILVNHIKCAAYELPFTAGEEFGVATTEEVLDFLVEERILHRSGGRWYWMDQSFPAKEISLRSAAQENFVIIDITETGHHRVLGEVDRFSAPTLIHEEAIYLHEGVQYQVEKLDYEEKKAFVRKVDVDYYTDANLAVQLRVLEVERTEVDGPHREKVMGEVTVNALATLFKKIKFGTHENIGSGPIHLPEEEMHTTAYWLTIGEEIAARFGREDLQSGLVGLSNVLSHLAPLYLMCDPRDLGVVTQVKATHSGKPTIFLYDKYPGGVGLSEKLFELHRELLHTSREHILRCPCEEGCPSCTGPAVETGSRGKGLTLTLLDSLLEERES comes from the coding sequence CTGTCTGGAGGGAAAGCATGTGGTGACCGTCACCCCGACCGCCTCGGGGAAGACACTCTGCTACAATCTGCCCGTTTTGCATCGGATCCTGGAAGAACCGGAGGCCCGGGCCCTGTACATTTTTCCGACGAAAGCCCTTGCCCATGATCAGATGAAAGAATTGAATACGATGGTTGAAGCATTGGATCGCGGAATCAAAGGGTATACCTATGACGGGGACACCCCTCCCGCCGCCAGGCAAATGATTCGCCGGGCGGGCCATCTGGTGGTGACCAATCCCGATATGTTGCACCAGGCGGTTCTGCCCCATCATACCAAGTGGGTGAAGTTGTTTGAAAATCTTCGTTACATCGTGATTGACGAGCTCCACGCTTACCGGGGGGTGTTCGGCAGCCACTTTGCCAATGTGCTTCGCCGGCTGAAGCGGATCTGCCGCCATTACGGTTCCGACCCGCAGTTTATCCTGTCCTCGGCCACCATTGCCAACCCCTTGGAATTCGCGGAAAAATTGGTGGGAGCACCCGTCTGTTTGGTGGATAACAACGGAGCCCCCAGTGACGAGAAGCATTTTGTCTTTTTCAATCCGCCGGTGGTCAACCCCGCCCTCGGAATCCGGCGCAGCAGTGTGTTGGAAGCGAGAACCCTGGCGGAGGAATTGATCCGGAACGATGTGCAGACGATTGTGTTTGCCCGTTCCCGGGTGCGGGTGGAGGTTCTTCTCACCTATCTGCAAAAAACGTTGCCGGATCAGGTGCGGGGTTACCGCGGCGGGTATCTTCCCACCCAGCGTCGGAAGATTGAAGAAGGTCTTCGCAAGGGACAGATTCGCGGAGTGGTCAGCACCAATGCTCTGGAACTGGGGATCGATATCGGAGAGTTGGAAGCTTGTGTCATCTGCGGGTATCCGGGGACCATCGCCAGCACTTGGCAGCAAGCGGGGCGGGCGGGGCGTCGTCAGGGAGCCTCGGTCACCTTTTTGGTGGCTTCGAGCAATCCGCTGGACCAATATGTGATTGAACACCCGGAGTATTTTTTGCAGCGGACACCGGAGCATGCGCTCATCCAGCCGGATAATTTGGTGATTCTGGTCAATCACATCAAGTGTGCCGCCTATGAGCTTCCTTTTACGGCGGGGGAAGAATTTGGTGTGGCCACCACGGAAGAGGTGTTGGATTTCCTGGTGGAGGAACGGATCCTCCACCGGTCGGGAGGACGTTGGTACTGGATGGATCAATCCTTTCCCGCCAAAGAGATCAGCCTCCGCTCCGCCGCCCAGGAGAATTTTGTCATCATCGACATCACCGAGACGGGACATCACCGTGTTCTGGGGGAAGTGGATCGGTTCAGTGCACCAACCCTGATTCACGAAGAAGCGATCTATCTCCATGAAGGGGTTCAGTATCAGGTGGAAAAACTGGACTATGAGGAGAAAAAAGCCTTTGTGCGCAAGGTGGACGTCGATTATTACACCGATGCCAATCTGGCGGTTCAACTCCGGGTGCTGGAGGTGGAGCGGACAGAGGTGGACGGGCCCCACCGGGAAAAGGTGATGGGGGAAGTGACAGTGAATGCGCTGGCGACCCTTTTTAAGAAGATCAAGTTCGGAACCCATGAGAATATCGGCAGCGGTCCGATTCATCTTCCGGAAGAGGAGATGCACACCACCGCCTACTGGCTGACGATCGGTGAGGAGATCGCCGCCCGCTTTGGCCGGGAGGATCTGCAATCGGGGTTGGTGGGGCTGAGCAATGTTCTCTCCCATTTGGCCCCCCTTTATCTGATGTGCGACCCGCGGGATTTGGGAGTGGTTACGCAGGTGAAGGCGACTCACTCCGGAAAACCGACGATTTTTCTGTATGATAAATATCCCGGGGGCGTGGGACTCAGTGAGAAACTCTTTGAACTGCACCGGGAGCTGCTCCACACCTCCCGGGAACATATCCTCCGCTGTCCCTGTGAAGAAGGGTGTCCATCCTGTACCGGACCCGCGGTGGAGACCGGGAGCAGGGGAAAGGGATTGACCCTGACCTTGTTGGATTCTCTTTTGGAGGAGCGGGAAAGCTGA
- a CDS encoding ribonuclease H-like domain-containing protein has translation MSLRDRLRMHFKDQKKPAPVSEPSAGGTETPFPGFIRREQGRGAYLYRRKVYPLEKRMGIHSLGELPGSPMGASPLWPEGIGERAVEDLLFFDTETTGLGTGAGNLIFLYGVGYYRKDYFIVEHFFLPQVEGEPALLEDFLELVSSFSVVVSYNGKAFDWNQLKTRATVHRIPWVEEKIHCDLLYPSRRLWRELLPSCRLQEVEAARLGVERLDDVPGHLAPELYFDYLKGGDPAGMDGVFRHNEQDVLSLVSLWIHLHHLSTGKIQPTHPAEWLALGNWWRERDPERALTRYSQIHTRPELPLRYRREAFRGSSSLLKRQGEWEAALRLWTAWMEEDRLNPEPCVELSKHFEHRTGEMNRAYQMAQEAKGRLLERRRRGQGKHGKELDALNHRLRRLEEKRICCLF, from the coding sequence ATGTCCCTGCGTGATCGGTTGCGGATGCACTTTAAAGATCAAAAGAAGCCGGCCCCGGTGTCGGAGCCTTCTGCCGGTGGGACGGAGACTCCCTTCCCCGGTTTCATCCGTCGGGAACAGGGGAGGGGTGCCTATCTGTACCGCCGCAAGGTCTATCCCTTGGAGAAGCGGATGGGGATCCATTCCCTGGGAGAGCTGCCGGGGAGCCCGATGGGGGCATCTCCGTTGTGGCCCGAGGGGATCGGCGAGAGAGCAGTGGAAGACCTGCTCTTTTTTGATACGGAAACGACGGGGCTGGGGACAGGTGCCGGAAACCTGATTTTTTTGTACGGTGTCGGATATTATCGGAAGGATTATTTTATTGTGGAGCACTTTTTTTTGCCCCAGGTGGAAGGGGAACCGGCGTTGCTGGAAGATTTTCTGGAGCTGGTCTCCTCTTTTTCCGTGGTGGTGTCTTATAACGGCAAAGCTTTTGACTGGAATCAGTTAAAAACGAGGGCCACCGTTCACCGCATTCCCTGGGTGGAGGAAAAGATACACTGTGATCTTTTGTATCCCAGCCGCCGGCTGTGGCGGGAACTACTTCCCTCCTGCCGCTTGCAGGAAGTGGAGGCGGCCCGGCTGGGGGTGGAACGTTTGGATGATGTTCCGGGGCATTTGGCCCCGGAACTGTATTTCGATTACTTGAAGGGAGGGGACCCCGCCGGAATGGATGGGGTGTTCCGACATAACGAACAGGATGTCCTTTCCCTCGTCTCGTTGTGGATCCACCTCCACCACCTGAGTACCGGAAAGATCCAGCCCACTCATCCCGCCGAGTGGCTCGCTCTGGGAAATTGGTGGCGGGAGCGGGATCCGGAACGGGCGCTCACAAGATATTCTCAGATCCACACGCGGCCGGAGCTGCCCCTCCGTTACAGAAGGGAAGCCTTCCGGGGCTCTTCCTCCCTGCTGAAGCGACAGGGGGAATGGGAAGCCGCCCTCCGGCTGTGGACGGCATGGATGGAAGAAGACAGGCTCAACCCGGAACCTTGTGTGGAATTGTCCAAACACTTTGAGCACCGGACAGGGGAGATGAACCGGGCGTATCAGATGGCACAGGAAGCAAAGGGGCGTTTGCTGGAGCGGAGACGGAGGGGACAGGGGAAGCACGGGAAAGAGTTGGATGCCTTGAATCACCGTCTCCGGCGGTTGGAGGAAAAGAGGATTTGTTGTCTGTTTTAG
- the dat gene encoding D-amino-acid transaminase: protein MVILFDEQLIPRNRAYVDIEDRGYQFGDGVYEVIRVYGGKMFCKTQHLSRLEQSAKEIRLHLPFSLERLDTLLEELVSQNRLREGTIYLQVSRGTAPRNHPFPEQARPMVVAYTTEAPRPLQTLREGVRAITEPDLRWLRCDIKSLNLLGAVLAKQKAVDSGCQETILHRDGRVTEGSSTNVFIVKDGQLATHPADNFILRGITRDVVIESAHELGIPVTERVFSVEELFRADEVFISSTTMEVTPVVSIDGRKVGTGSPGPLTRQLQTAFEKRISHSGSPS, encoded by the coding sequence ATGGTCATTCTCTTCGACGAACAGTTGATCCCCCGTAATCGGGCTTACGTGGATATCGAAGATCGGGGGTATCAGTTCGGGGACGGCGTCTATGAAGTGATCCGGGTCTACGGAGGAAAAATGTTCTGCAAAACTCAACACCTGAGCCGTCTGGAGCAAAGTGCCAAGGAAATCCGGCTCCATCTCCCCTTCTCTCTGGAACGGCTGGACACTCTGTTGGAAGAGTTGGTCAGCCAAAACCGGCTCCGGGAAGGAACCATCTACCTGCAAGTGAGCCGGGGAACCGCCCCCCGGAACCATCCCTTCCCTGAACAAGCACGTCCCATGGTGGTCGCCTACACCACCGAGGCCCCCCGTCCCCTGCAGACCCTCCGGGAAGGTGTGCGTGCGATCACGGAACCGGACCTGCGCTGGCTCCGTTGTGATATCAAGTCCCTTAATCTGCTGGGGGCGGTCCTCGCCAAACAAAAAGCGGTGGACAGCGGTTGTCAGGAAACCATTCTGCACCGGGATGGCCGAGTGACCGAAGGCAGCTCCACCAACGTCTTCATCGTCAAAGACGGTCAGCTCGCCACCCACCCCGCCGACAACTTCATTCTCCGCGGAATCACCCGGGATGTCGTCATAGAATCGGCCCACGAGCTGGGGATTCCCGTAACGGAGAGGGTCTTTTCCGTGGAAGAACTCTTCCGTGCCGACGAGGTGTTCATCTCCTCCACCACCATGGAGGTCACACCCGTCGTATCCATCGACGGCCGCAAGGTGGGCACCGGGTCTCCCGGACCGCTGACCCGTCAATTGCAAACCGCCTTTGAAAAGCGAATTTCCCATTCCGGCTCCCCCAGCTGA
- a CDS encoding vitamin B12-dependent ribonucleotide reductase codes for MNTSSKSQKKGRWGLKIQRYFTRKGDDPFKSVEYVKRDCRITNPDGSVVFEMKGAEVPKQWSQVAADIMISKYFRKAGVPQTDENGTPLLDENGKPVTGPERSVRQVIHRLAGCWREWGENNGYFDTEEDAEAFYDELVYMLLHQMAAPNSPQWFNTGLAFAYGITGKAQGHYYVDPETEELRRGEDAYSRPQPHACFIQSVEDDLVNEGGIMDLWVREARLFKYGSGTGTNFSNIRGKGEPLSGGGTSSGLLSFLKIGDRAAGAIKSGGTTRRAAKMVTLDLDHPDVEEFINWKSNEEKKVRALIEAGYDPSFNGEAYETISGQNSNNSVRVPNEFFRVLDEDGGWNLIRRTDGKVSKTVPARDLWKQISEAAWECADPGLQYDGTINEWHTTPAGMDGQLGARHNRINASNPCSEYMFLDNTACNLASLNLMKFYDVENTRFDIPALKHASRLWTVVLEISVLMAQYPSREIARLSYEYRTLGLGYANIGTVLMVSGIPYDSDEALAITGAVTAIMTGTAYATSAEMARELGPFKAFPLNREHMLRVIRNHRRAAYNVADEEYEGLTVPPMGIHPTHCPPELLEAARLCWDEALELGEKHGYRNAQSTLLAPTGTIGLLMDCDTTGVEPDFALVKFKKLAGGGYFKIANQSIQPALKNLGYSEAEIREILTYVTGTLSLTDAPHINRRTLKEKGLTDAELDRVEEMLPTVFELSFAFNPWTLGEECIQRFGFEPEEVQSPDFNFLQAIGFTRAQIEEANDTVCGMMTTEGAPHLKEEHYPVFDTANPCGKHGKRFIHYMGHLRMMAAAQPFLSGAISKTINMPGDSTVEDIQHAYHEGWSLGLKAVALYRDGSKSSQPLNSRGDDKEDGEEAEANAKVRMETAEPLAAAASGLKEVYAKGHVPSVRRRLPKKRGGITQEARVAGHKIFVRTGEYEDGSLGEIFIDMHKAGSTMRGMLDAFAVAVSLGLQHGVPLEKYINSMTFTRFEPAGTVNHPNIKMATSVIDYVFRLLGMEYLGRTDFVQLPPKQEELRIYANRWKREQVETEEREERAATPVHAGTELEQAFQEVTGSREAPQDNLEAIRASSGAPICVECGGMTKRNGSCYVCLDCGSTTGCS; via the coding sequence TTGAATACATCCAGTAAGTCGCAAAAGAAGGGGAGATGGGGTTTGAAGATCCAACGATATTTCACCCGCAAGGGCGATGATCCCTTCAAAAGCGTCGAGTATGTGAAACGGGATTGCCGCATTACCAATCCCGACGGCTCGGTCGTTTTTGAAATGAAAGGGGCGGAAGTTCCGAAACAGTGGTCCCAAGTGGCCGCAGATATCATGATCTCAAAGTATTTCCGGAAGGCGGGGGTTCCCCAGACCGATGAAAACGGGACTCCACTCTTGGATGAAAACGGGAAGCCGGTCACCGGCCCTGAACGGAGTGTCCGCCAGGTGATTCACCGGCTCGCCGGTTGCTGGCGCGAGTGGGGGGAGAACAACGGGTATTTCGATACGGAAGAGGATGCCGAGGCTTTCTACGATGAGTTGGTTTATATGCTGCTCCATCAGATGGCCGCCCCCAACTCACCCCAGTGGTTCAACACCGGGCTGGCTTTTGCCTACGGGATTACAGGCAAGGCCCAAGGGCACTACTATGTGGATCCGGAGACGGAGGAGTTGCGCCGGGGGGAAGATGCATACAGCCGTCCCCAACCCCATGCCTGCTTTATCCAATCGGTGGAAGATGATTTGGTGAACGAAGGCGGAATCATGGATCTCTGGGTGCGGGAAGCCCGTCTCTTTAAATACGGCAGTGGGACAGGCACCAACTTCTCCAATATCCGCGGGAAGGGGGAACCCCTCTCCGGGGGCGGGACGTCTTCGGGACTGCTCTCTTTCCTGAAGATCGGCGACCGGGCCGCCGGCGCCATCAAGTCCGGAGGGACCACCCGTCGTGCCGCGAAGATGGTCACCCTGGATCTGGATCATCCCGATGTGGAAGAGTTTATCAACTGGAAGTCCAACGAAGAGAAAAAGGTGCGGGCCCTGATCGAAGCCGGCTACGATCCTTCCTTCAACGGGGAAGCCTATGAGACGATCTCCGGGCAAAATTCCAACAACTCAGTCCGTGTTCCCAATGAATTTTTCCGGGTGCTGGATGAGGATGGCGGATGGAATCTGATCCGCCGGACAGATGGGAAAGTGAGCAAAACGGTACCGGCCAGGGATCTCTGGAAACAAATCTCGGAGGCAGCCTGGGAGTGTGCCGATCCCGGTCTCCAATATGACGGGACGATCAATGAATGGCATACCACACCTGCCGGCATGGATGGTCAACTGGGGGCCCGCCACAACCGGATCAATGCGTCCAACCCTTGCTCTGAATATATGTTCCTGGATAACACAGCCTGCAACCTGGCATCCCTGAATTTGATGAAGTTCTACGATGTGGAGAACACCCGGTTTGACATACCGGCACTGAAGCATGCCTCCCGTCTCTGGACGGTGGTGCTGGAGATCTCTGTGTTGATGGCGCAATACCCCTCCCGGGAGATCGCCCGGCTTTCTTATGAGTATCGGACACTGGGATTGGGCTATGCCAATATCGGTACGGTTTTGATGGTATCGGGAATTCCCTATGACTCCGATGAAGCCCTGGCGATCACAGGGGCGGTGACAGCGATCATGACCGGAACCGCCTATGCCACCTCAGCGGAGATGGCCCGGGAACTGGGGCCTTTCAAGGCGTTTCCCCTCAACCGGGAGCATATGCTCCGTGTGATCCGCAATCACCGCCGGGCTGCCTATAATGTGGCCGACGAGGAGTATGAGGGCCTGACCGTGCCACCGATGGGGATTCATCCCACCCACTGTCCACCGGAGTTGCTGGAGGCGGCGCGATTGTGCTGGGATGAAGCTCTGGAACTGGGGGAGAAGCACGGCTATCGCAATGCCCAGTCGACACTGCTGGCCCCCACGGGCACCATCGGCTTGCTGATGGACTGCGACACGACGGGGGTGGAACCCGATTTCGCCCTGGTCAAGTTTAAAAAGCTGGCCGGGGGCGGATATTTCAAGATCGCCAACCAGTCGATCCAGCCGGCACTGAAGAATCTGGGTTACTCGGAAGCGGAGATCCGGGAGATCCTGACCTATGTCACCGGAACTCTCAGCCTGACCGACGCCCCCCATATCAATCGGAGGACATTGAAGGAAAAGGGATTGACCGATGCGGAGTTGGACCGGGTGGAAGAAATGTTGCCCACAGTCTTTGAACTCTCCTTCGCTTTCAACCCGTGGACGTTGGGTGAGGAGTGCATCCAACGGTTCGGCTTTGAGCCGGAGGAAGTGCAGTCCCCCGACTTCAACTTCCTGCAGGCAATCGGATTTACACGGGCCCAGATCGAGGAGGCAAATGATACGGTTTGCGGGATGATGACCACCGAAGGGGCTCCCCATCTGAAGGAGGAGCACTATCCGGTCTTCGATACGGCCAATCCCTGCGGCAAGCACGGAAAACGGTTCATCCATTACATGGGACATCTGCGGATGATGGCTGCGGCTCAACCTTTCCTGTCCGGAGCGATCTCCAAGACGATCAATATGCCCGGGGATTCCACTGTGGAAGATATCCAGCATGCCTACCATGAAGGGTGGAGCCTGGGTCTGAAAGCGGTGGCCCTGTATCGCGACGGATCCAAGAGCTCCCAGCCTTTGAACTCCCGCGGGGATGACAAAGAGGACGGGGAAGAAGCGGAAGCGAATGCCAAGGTCCGGATGGAGACGGCGGAACCCCTGGCTGCAGCCGCTTCCGGTCTGAAAGAAGTGTATGCCAAAGGGCATGTTCCCAGCGTGCGGCGCCGCCTGCCGAAGAAGCGTGGCGGAATCACCCAGGAAGCCCGGGTGGCCGGTCATAAAATCTTTGTCCGCACCGGTGAATATGAAGATGGTTCCTTGGGTGAGATCTTTATTGATATGCACAAGGCCGGCAGCACGATGCGCGGGATGTTGGATGCCTTTGCCGTGGCTGTCTCCCTGGGACTGCAACATGGGGTTCCTTTGGAAAAGTACATTAACTCCATGACCTTCACCCGCTTTGAACCGGCGGGAACAGTCAACCATCCCAACATCAAAATGGCCACTTCCGTCATCGACTATGTGTTCCGCCTTC